The proteins below are encoded in one region of Thunnus maccoyii chromosome 24, fThuMac1.1, whole genome shotgun sequence:
- the LOC121891780 gene encoding sodium/potassium-transporting ATPase subunit alpha-1, whose protein sequence is MGLGKGKDDYKLAATSDGGSKKDRKAKEKKDMDDLKKEVDLDDHKLTLDELHRKYGTDLSRGLSSSRAKEILARDGPNALTPPPTTPEWVKFCRQLFGGFSMLLWIGAILCFLAYGIQAAAEDEPANDNLYLGIVLSAVVIITGCFSYYQEAKSSKIMESFKNLVPQQALVVRDGEKSSINAEDVVVGDLVEVKGGDRIPADLRIISAHGCKVDNSSLTGESEPQTRTPDFSNDNPLETRNIVFFSTNCVEGTAKGIVINTGDRTVMGRIATLASSLEGGKTPIAVEIEHFIHIITGVAVFLGVSFFILSLILGYGWLEAVIFLIGIIVANVPEGLLATVTVCLTLTAKRMAKKNCLVKNLEAVETLGSTSTICSDKTGTLTQNRMTVAHMWFDNQIHEADTTENQSGTSFDRSSATWAALARIAGLCNRAVFLAEQSNVPILKRDVAGDASEAALLKCIELCCGSVSGMRDKYNKIAEIPFNSTNKYQLSVHKNTTPGETKHLLVMKGAPERILDRCSTIMLQGKEQPLDEEMKDAFQNAYVELGGLGERVLGFCHFNLPDDQFPEGFAFDTEEVNFPTEKLCFIGLMSMIDPPRAAVPDAVGKCRSAGIKVIMVTGDHPITAKAIAKGVGIISEGNETVEDIAARLNVPVSEVNPRDAKACVVHGGELKEMTSEHLDNILRHHTEIVFARTSPQQKLIIVEGCQRQGAIVAVTGDGVNDSPALKKADIGVAMGIAGSDVSKQAADMILLDDNFASIVTGVEEGRLIFDNLKKSIAYTLTSNIPEISPFLLFIIANIPLPLGTVTILCIDLGTDMVPAISLAYEAAESDIMKRQPRNPKTDKLVNERLISIAYGQIGMMQATAGFFTYFVILAENGFLPMDLLGLRVLWDDRYVNDLEDSYGQQWTYERRKIVEFTCHTAFFASIVVVQWADLIICKTRRNSILQQGMKNRILIFGLFEETALAAFLSYCPGMDVALRMYPLKPCWWFCAFPYSLLIFLYDEARRYILRRNPGGWVEQETYY, encoded by the exons ATGGGGCTGGGA AAAGGGAAAGATGACTACAAACTGGCGGCAACCTCAGATGGCGGGAGCAAGAAAGACAGGAAAGCTAAAGAAAAGAAGGATATGGACGACCTGAAAAAAGAAGTTGACCTG gATGATCACAAGTTAACCCTGGATGAACTTCACAGAAAATATGGAACTGATCTATCCAGA GGTCTGTCCTCCTCCAGAGCAAAAGAGATTCTGGCCCGAGATGGCCCAAACGCTCTCACGCCTCCCCCCACCACACCTGAATGGGTCAAGTTCTGCAGACAG CTGTTTGGTGGTTTCTCCATGCTGCTGTGGATTGGTGCCATCCTCTGCTTCCTGGCTTACGGTATCCAGGCTGCCGCAGAAGATGAACCAGCTAATGATAAC TTGTACCTGGGTATTGTGCTTTCTGCTGTCGTCATCATCACTGGTTGCTTCTCTTACTACCAAGAGGCCAAGAGCTCCAAGATCATGGAGTCTTTCAAGAACCTGGTCCCACAG CAAGCCCTGGTTGTCCGTGACGGTGAGAAGAGCAGCATCAACGCTGAGGATGTGGTGGTTGGAGATTTGGTTGAGGTGAAAGGAGGAGACAGAATCCCCGCTGATCTGCGAATCATCTCTGCCCACGGCTGCAAG GTGGACAACTCCTCTCTGACTGGTGAATCTGAGCCCCAGACTCGTACTCCTGACTTCTCCAATGACAACCCACTGGAGACCAGGAACATCGTTTTCTTCTCCACCAACTGTGTTGAAG GTACTGCCAAAGGAATTGTCATCAATACTGGAGACCGCACTGTCATGGGTCGTATCGCCACACTGGCTTCCAGTCTGGAGGGCGGCAAAACTCCCATTGCCGTTGAGATTGAGCACTTCATCCACATCATCACTGGTGTGGCCGTCTTCCTGGGCGTGTCCTTCTTCATTCTTTCCCTCATCCTTGGATACGGGTGGCTGGAGGCCGTCATCTTCCTTATCGGTATCATTGTCGCCAATGTGCCGGAAGGTCTCCTGGCTACTGTCACT GTGTGTCTGACTCTGACTGCTAAGCGTATGGCCAAGAAGAACTGCTTGGTGAAGAACTTGGAAGCTGTCGAGACCCTGGGCTCCACCTCCACCATCTGCTCAGACAAGACCGGCACCCTGACCCAGAACAGAATGACCGTTGCTCACATGTGGTTCGACAACCAGATCCACGAGGCTGACACCACTGAGAACCAGAGCGGGACCTCCTTCGACAGGAGCTCGGCCACCTGGGCTGCCCTGGCCAGAATCGCTGGACTCTGCAACCGTGCCGTCTTCCTGGCAGAGCAGAGCAACGTTCCCATCCTGAAG AGAGATGTAGCCGGTGATGCCTCAGAAGCTGCCCTGCTGAAGTGTATTGAGTTGTGCTGCGGATCTGTCAGTGGCATGAGAGACAAGTACAACAAGATTGCTGAGATCCCCTTCAACTCCACCAACAAATATCAG CTCTCTGTTCACAAGAACACAACTCCCGGAGAGACCAAGCATCTGCTGGTCATGAAAGGTGCCCCAGAGAGGATTTTGGACCGCTGCTCCACCATCATGCTCCAAGGCAAAGAGCAGCCGCTGGACGAGGAGATGAAAGATGCTTTCCAGAACGCCTATGTTGAGCTGGGAGGACTTGGAGAGAGAGTACTGG GTTTCTGCCATTTCAACCTGCCTGACGACCAGTTCCCAGAGGGCTTTGCTTTTGACACTGAAGAGGTGAACTTCCCCACAGAGAAACTGTGCTTCATTGGCCTCATGTCCATGATTGATCCTCCTCGTGCTGCTGTGCCCGATGCTGTCGGCAAATGCAGGAGCGCTGGAATCAAG gtTATTATGGTAACAGGTGACCATCCCATCACAGCCAAGGCTATCGCTAAGGGTGTGGGTATCATCTCTGAAGGCAACGAGACTGTTGAAGACATTGCTGCTCGCTTGAACGTTCCAGTTTCAGAGGTTAACCCCAG GGACGCCAAGGCATGCGTTGTCCACGGCGGTGAGCTTAAAGAAATGACCTCAGAACATCTTGACAACATTCTGCGACACCACACTGAAATCGTCTTTGCCAGAACCTCCCCTCAGCAGAAACTTATCATTGTGGAGGGTTGCCAGAGACAG GGAGCCATTGTGGCTGTGACCGGTGATGGTGTGAACGACTCTCCAGCTCTGAAGAAGGCTGACATTGGTGTTGCCATGGGAATCGCTGGATCTGATGTCTCCAAGCAGGCCGCCGACATGATCCTGCTGGACGACAACTTTGCCTCCATCGTTACAGGAGTGGAAGAAG GCCGTCTGATCTTTGACAACTTGAAGAAGTCCATCGCCTACACCCTGACCAGTAACATCCCTGAGATCTCAcccttcctcctctttatcATCGCCAACATCCCTCTTCCCCTGGGAACCGTCACCATCCTCTGTATCGACCTGGGAACTGACATG GTCCCTGCCATCTCCCTGGCTTATGAAGCAGCTGAGAGTGACATCATGAAGAGACAGCCAAGAAACcccaaaacagacaaattagTGAATGAGAGGCTCATCAGCATAGCCTACGGACAGATTG GTATGATGCAGGCCACAGCTGGGTTCTTCACATACTTTGTGATCCTGGCTGAAAATGGTTTCCTACCCATGGACCTGCTCGGGCTCAGAGTGCTCTGGGACGACAGATATGTAAATGACCTGGAAGACAGCTACGGACAGCAGTGG ACATACGAGCGCAGAAAGATCGTAGAGTTCACCTGCCACACAGCCTTCTTCGCTAGCATCGTGGTCGTCCAGTGGGCCGATCTGATCATCTGTAAGACCAGGAGGAACTCCATCCTGCAGCAAGGAATGAA GAACCGCATCCTGATCTTTGGGCTGTTTGAGGAGACCGCCCTGGCTGCTTTCCTGTCATACTGCCCGGGCATGGACGTCGCCCTCAGAATGTACCCTCTCAA GCCATGTTGGTGGTTCTGTGCCTTCCCCTATTCCCTGCTCATCTTCCTGTACGACGAAGCCAGAAGATATATCCTCAGACGCAACCCAGGCG